A section of the Verrucomicrobiota bacterium genome encodes:
- a CDS encoding ComF family protein — translation MSVFGSIAARLLDLLYPRRCLVCGADLESGPSSVLCNVHRREVILVEDPMCERCGAKMFAQATGELLCAECRSTTRHFDRAFSATIYNDPMKALVHRYKYGLRQYLARPFAAWMIEFARRHIDTANLDSLVPVPLHWRRFQYRGFNQAAALAQAVGRGFGLPVVKHVLRRLRHTTPQVQLGPSERRENMKDAFAVRRAERIKGKRIILVDDVYTTGATINECARVLKKAGAASVVAFTLTRPIS, via the coding sequence GTGAGCGTTTTCGGCTCAATTGCCGCGCGTCTCCTCGATCTGCTCTATCCGCGGCGCTGTCTGGTCTGTGGCGCCGACCTCGAGTCCGGCCCAAGCAGTGTGCTCTGCAACGTGCACCGCCGCGAGGTGATCCTCGTCGAGGATCCGATGTGCGAGCGTTGCGGCGCCAAGATGTTCGCCCAGGCCACCGGCGAGTTGCTCTGCGCCGAGTGCCGCTCGACGACACGCCACTTTGACCGTGCGTTCTCCGCCACGATCTACAACGACCCGATGAAGGCCCTCGTGCACCGCTACAAGTACGGCCTGCGCCAGTATCTGGCCCGCCCGTTCGCCGCGTGGATGATCGAGTTCGCCCGCCGCCACATCGACACGGCCAACCTGGACAGCCTCGTGCCCGTGCCACTGCACTGGCGGCGCTTCCAGTACCGGGGATTCAATCAGGCCGCGGCGTTGGCGCAGGCGGTGGGGCGCGGGTTCGGGCTGCCCGTCGTCAAGCACGTGCTGCGGCGCCTGCGCCACACCACGCCGCAGGTCCAGCTCGGACCATCCGAACGGCGGGAGAACATGAAGGACGCCTTCGCGGTGAGACGCGCTGAGCGGATCAAGGGGAAACGCATCATTCTCGTCGACGACGTGTACACCACCGGCGCCACGATCAACGAGTGCGCGCGCGTGCTCAAGAAAGCGGGCGCCGCGTCCGTGGTCGCCTTCACGCTCACCCGCCCGATCAGCTAG
- a CDS encoding CPBP family intramembrane metalloprotease, protein MARGARVLQRSYVLLPLVFGLALLSACIASPFVKILNDELAKTRPLGKVFTKCLVGFTLVYFLVFRGSMRSKVVASLNIRISSVLKQLIAGLLIGVLALAVVIAIFYIAGAKRLDADFTVDTIWMALLTGLGVALVEEIVFRGVVLQNLQADMDAFFAVVFASAFFAAMHFVQPLPNDVLAGSEAPAFNTFHVLNGFRLLPYQLANFGRFDEIWPFFLGLFLFGIVLSVAYLKAGSLYLPIGIHAGLVTVIKFDKHVFSDVAGRSELLFGIPKDWFMSYTDSLICWLVAVVLIVLLIVLGTKLRAGGGSSARTGGRGES, encoded by the coding sequence ATGGCGCGAGGAGCAAGGGTCTTACAGCGGTCGTACGTGCTGCTGCCGCTCGTGTTCGGCCTGGCGCTTCTCTCGGCCTGTATTGCCTCGCCGTTCGTCAAGATCCTGAACGACGAACTGGCCAAGACCCGGCCGCTGGGCAAGGTGTTCACGAAGTGTCTGGTGGGGTTCACGCTGGTCTACTTCCTCGTGTTCCGCGGATCCATGCGATCCAAGGTCGTGGCCTCGCTCAACATCCGTATTTCGTCCGTGCTCAAGCAGTTGATCGCCGGTCTGCTGATCGGCGTCTTGGCCCTGGCGGTCGTCATCGCCATCTTCTACATCGCGGGAGCCAAGCGGCTCGATGCGGACTTCACGGTGGACACGATCTGGATGGCGCTGCTGACGGGGCTGGGCGTCGCGTTGGTCGAGGAGATCGTCTTCCGCGGTGTTGTGCTCCAGAATCTACAGGCCGATATGGATGCGTTTTTCGCCGTCGTATTCGCTTCGGCGTTCTTTGCGGCCATGCACTTCGTCCAGCCGCTGCCCAACGACGTGCTCGCCGGGAGCGAAGCGCCGGCATTCAACACGTTCCACGTCCTCAACGGATTCCGCCTGCTCCCCTACCAGCTCGCCAACTTCGGCCGATTCGATGAGATCTGGCCGTTCTTTCTTGGGCTGTTCCTGTTCGGCATAGTGCTCTCGGTGGCGTACCTCAAGGCGGGCTCACTCTACCTGCCGATCGGCATCCACGCCGGGCTGGTCACCGTCATCAAGTTCGACAAGCACGTGTTCTCGGATGTCGCGGGGCGTTCCGAGCTGCTCTTCGGGATCCCGAAGGACTGGTTCATGAGCTACACGGACAGCCTGATCTGCTGGCTCGTGGCCGTCGTGCTCATCGTGCTGCTCATCGTGCTTGGCACCAAGCTTCGGGCGGGCGGCGGCTCCAGCGCGCGCACGGGCGGGCGCGGAGAGTCGTGA
- a CDS encoding dihydroorotate dehydrogenase, protein MKMAVNIGGATIKNPVMTASGTYGYGDVYTELCDVTRLGAVVTKGVTLEPAQGNPPPRGCETASGMLNAIGLQNVGVAAFIAEKLPPLRERGVACVVNVQGSSITEFVAVSQKLTGIDGVTALELNVSCPNKTGGLSFGTDPKALNTLVTAVRKATPLPLMTKLSPNVTDITVCARAAVDGGTDSLSVMNTVIGMAVNLGDPSRGIRPRPVLRNVTGGLSGPAIKPVALRMVWQVVQAVDVPVIGIGGIASATDALEFLAVGASAVQIGTASFYNPRACEEVVDGIAAYMTEHTVADINDLIGTFEIPWTAT, encoded by the coding sequence ATGAAGATGGCGGTCAACATCGGCGGCGCAACAATCAAGAATCCCGTGATGACCGCCTCGGGCACGTACGGCTACGGCGACGTGTACACCGAACTGTGCGACGTCACCAGACTCGGTGCCGTCGTGACCAAGGGCGTCACGCTCGAGCCTGCCCAGGGCAACCCGCCGCCGCGCGGCTGCGAGACCGCTTCCGGCATGCTCAACGCTATCGGCCTACAGAACGTCGGCGTCGCCGCATTCATCGCGGAGAAACTCCCGCCCCTGCGCGAGCGCGGCGTCGCGTGCGTGGTCAACGTCCAGGGCAGCTCGATCACCGAGTTCGTCGCGGTGTCTCAGAAACTCACCGGCATCGACGGCGTCACCGCGCTCGAGCTCAACGTCTCCTGCCCGAACAAGACCGGGGGGCTGAGCTTCGGCACCGACCCCAAAGCCCTCAACACCCTCGTGACCGCCGTGCGCAAGGCGACACCGCTGCCGCTCATGACCAAGCTCTCGCCCAACGTGACCGACATCACCGTCTGCGCCCGCGCGGCCGTCGACGGCGGAACGGACTCGCTCTCGGTCATGAACACAGTGATCGGCATGGCCGTGAACCTGGGCGACCCGTCGCGCGGCATCCGGCCGCGGCCCGTGCTGCGCAACGTGACCGGCGGCTTATCCGGACCAGCGATCAAGCCGGTCGCCCTGCGGATGGTCTGGCAGGTGGTTCAGGCTGTGGACGTGCCTGTGATCGGCATCGGCGGTATCGCGAGCGCCACTGACGCGCTCGAGTTCCTCGCCGTGGGCGCCTCAGCCGTCCAGATCGGCACCGCGAGTTTCTACAACCCGCGCGCGTGCGAAGAGGTCGTCGACGGCATCGCCGCCTACATGACCGAACACACCGTCGCCGATATCAACGACCTCATCGGCACCTTCGAGATCCCCTGGACCGCAACGTAA
- a CDS encoding HAMP domain-containing histidine kinase, translated as MPEAPAPTPQAADDQVPQFTEAESAVLYDEMLATGRIIQVTSGGVRVFDQSGLFLREEVLKAKLVFPLIDITPKVERLLNHLMEHDDLKIRRVRGEIHEAIYRPIKASLNELVNDSRVFFGDPAGLEQIKTDLHNVIDRLDMLTLGMLNDILKGSELDFRRHIEAGAYCGLAGSVVFGDYKRKLTDKRVVEDLIMIGLMFNLGPDLSKSTSFQELCRTSKSFYDVERVLDEVRTKPDEPTNILSEILAVALRFIKALDADDARDPLRGLTALMGGCTPSHAIAVGALAQKYAIDEYMLGYLRNDEELRDMLRASEDSFQQTLHERMSRENNPAVKKLGDLFQRQLRYKATIRRGADTLRRLDEFLGVLLHVGALAAEALAKLEGTDDAHAKAAASRLKTIAQAVGACSAFHERHHDPSQWPSVNSVPGGAYLVAYRWSEEIGYRIQNTIRTIERCYDRAMPPVKALGDAALDQTLARLDEHMQMVQSFRLPVGRQVLDAVHVVEVVDLAFSGEARLALVTRVPEHPVNIVVDSDRLDAVLYALLDQIAEASTSAEGEPSAPVTLGARASNGRCLIEIRDPAGRMPHDMTALVAQTEAASPGAGLHIDVKPGAGATFVFDLPLHQPTKPGESSM; from the coding sequence ATGCCGGAAGCACCAGCACCAACACCGCAGGCGGCCGACGACCAGGTCCCTCAGTTCACTGAGGCCGAGAGTGCGGTGCTCTACGACGAGATGCTGGCCACGGGGCGCATTATCCAGGTGACCTCCGGGGGCGTGCGCGTCTTTGACCAGTCCGGCCTGTTCCTGCGCGAGGAAGTGCTTAAGGCGAAGCTCGTCTTCCCGCTTATCGACATCACACCGAAGGTCGAGCGGCTCCTCAATCACCTCATGGAGCACGACGATCTCAAGATCAGGCGGGTCCGCGGCGAGATCCACGAGGCCATCTACCGGCCGATCAAGGCGTCGCTCAACGAGTTGGTCAACGACTCGCGCGTGTTTTTCGGCGATCCGGCGGGCTTGGAGCAGATCAAGACTGACCTGCACAACGTCATTGACCGCCTCGACATGCTCACGCTGGGCATGCTCAACGACATTCTCAAGGGGAGCGAGCTCGACTTCCGGCGCCACATCGAGGCCGGCGCTTACTGCGGGCTGGCCGGCTCGGTGGTGTTCGGCGACTACAAGCGCAAGCTCACCGACAAGCGTGTCGTCGAGGACCTCATCATGATAGGGCTCATGTTCAACCTCGGGCCCGATCTGTCCAAGAGCACGAGCTTCCAGGAGCTGTGCCGCACGTCGAAGAGCTTCTACGATGTCGAGCGCGTGCTCGACGAGGTGCGCACGAAGCCGGACGAGCCGACTAACATCCTGAGCGAGATCCTCGCCGTGGCGCTGCGCTTCATCAAGGCGCTCGACGCCGACGACGCGCGCGATCCGTTGCGTGGTCTCACCGCGCTCATGGGCGGGTGTACGCCCTCCCATGCGATCGCGGTCGGCGCCCTAGCGCAGAAGTACGCCATTGACGAGTACATGCTCGGCTACCTGCGCAACGACGAAGAACTGCGCGATATGCTCCGCGCAAGCGAGGACAGTTTCCAGCAGACACTCCACGAGCGCATGAGCCGGGAGAATAATCCTGCGGTCAAGAAGCTTGGCGACCTGTTCCAGCGCCAACTCCGGTACAAGGCGACCATCCGGCGCGGTGCCGATACGCTGCGGCGGCTCGACGAGTTTCTCGGTGTGCTGCTCCACGTCGGGGCGCTTGCAGCCGAGGCTCTGGCCAAGCTCGAGGGCACGGATGACGCTCATGCCAAAGCGGCAGCGAGTCGGCTCAAGACGATCGCGCAGGCGGTCGGGGCGTGTTCGGCGTTCCACGAACGCCACCATGATCCGTCGCAGTGGCCAAGCGTCAACAGCGTGCCAGGCGGCGCTTACCTGGTCGCCTACCGTTGGAGTGAGGAGATCGGGTATCGCATCCAGAACACCATTCGCACGATCGAACGCTGCTATGATCGTGCCATGCCGCCTGTGAAGGCACTTGGCGACGCTGCGCTCGATCAGACCCTCGCCCGGCTCGACGAGCACATGCAGATGGTGCAGAGCTTTCGCCTGCCCGTCGGGCGGCAGGTGCTCGACGCGGTCCACGTGGTCGAAGTCGTTGACCTGGCCTTCTCGGGCGAGGCCAGGCTGGCCCTCGTGACGCGTGTGCCCGAGCACCCGGTCAACATCGTTGTCGATTCCGATCGGCTCGACGCGGTGCTCTACGCGTTGCTTGACCAGATTGCTGAGGCGTCCACAAGTGCCGAAGGCGAACCGTCGGCGCCCGTGACACTGGGAGCACGCGCGTCGAATGGCCGCTGTCTCATCGAGATCAGGGATCCTGCCGGCCGGATGCCGCACGACATGACCGCGCTGGTCGCGCAGACTGAGGCCGCCTCGCCCGGCGCCGGCCTGCATATCGATGTCAAGCCGGGCGCCGGCGCGACGTTCGTATTCGACCTGCCGCTGCATCAGCCCACGAAGCCGGGCGAATCCTCGATGTAG
- a CDS encoding creatininase family protein: MKLRYEEMTPAELVAALEARAVAYMPCGLLEWHGDHLPLGTDGLKAHAICLKAAERTGGVVLPVNWIGTHGFDLFTGGLVYERETVKRVMLATLGQLEKVGARVVVLLTGHYGEKQVALVKEVATEFMRASGVKVIAQPEYEGVVDERDEVPADHAGKWETSFMLLFRPELVQMDAFKTGEAFVECYDCEDTGEDAEFHAMQRKPWLWNEDLNAQSSPERAAAVVERIVRRLAGLVQKALGG; this comes from the coding sequence ATGAAGCTGCGGTATGAGGAGATGACGCCGGCGGAGCTGGTCGCGGCGCTCGAGGCTCGGGCGGTGGCCTACATGCCGTGCGGGTTGCTCGAGTGGCACGGCGACCATCTGCCGCTTGGGACCGACGGGCTGAAGGCGCACGCGATCTGCCTCAAGGCGGCGGAACGGACGGGCGGTGTGGTGCTGCCGGTGAACTGGATCGGTACGCACGGCTTCGACCTGTTCACGGGTGGTCTGGTCTACGAGCGCGAGACGGTCAAACGCGTTATGCTCGCCACGCTTGGCCAGCTCGAGAAGGTCGGCGCGCGCGTTGTCGTGCTGCTCACGGGCCACTACGGCGAGAAGCAGGTTGCACTCGTCAAGGAAGTCGCCACGGAGTTCATGCGGGCGAGCGGCGTCAAGGTCATTGCGCAGCCCGAGTATGAAGGTGTCGTTGATGAACGCGACGAAGTGCCCGCTGACCACGCGGGCAAGTGGGAGACGTCGTTCATGCTCCTGTTCCGGCCCGAGCTGGTGCAGATGGATGCGTTCAAAACGGGCGAAGCGTTCGTGGAGTGCTACGACTGCGAAGACACCGGCGAAGACGCCGAGTTCCACGCCATGCAGCGCAAGCCGTGGCTGTGGAATGAGGACCTGAACGCGCAGTCGTCGCCCGAGCGGGCGGCGGCCGTCGTCGAGCGGATCGTCAGGCGGCTGGCCGGCCTCGTCCAGAAGGCATTGGGCGGCTGA
- a CDS encoding UvrD-helicase domain-containing protein: MAYPDQINPQQREAIEHGDGPLLVVAGAGSGKTRVITYRIAHLISRGTDPRLILGVTFTNKAAGEMCERVERLVGSGRAPLLCTFHSFCARLLRREAPRLGFPNDFTIYDETDCGSVIRRLLKDLGLDRKEYPPSAIKSEIERAKTEMLDPEAYAASRRYGFGRAVAPLYAEYQTRLRRAGAMDFDDLLMYAVAVLRDHPDARDHYRHRFRHVLVDEFQDTNPPQYLLVKLLAAPGPDGLGGNVCVVGDPDQSIYQWRGADIRHINAFETDFPGTRVVLLEQNYRSTPTILRAANAVIGHNTSRHPKALWSKREEGEPVAFRVLHDEHDEAALVAKHVREMTVAGYQRRDLAVLYRTNAQSRLFEETFLAERIPYVVVGTVGFYERREVKDVLAYLRLIVNPADTVSLERIINVPARGIGATTLDRLRAYASKHLLMSHEALAQAGEIDGLGPAARARLSGFHELLQRFRAEAEERSAAEVARFIVDEIGYLTMLKEERDELAPDRIENVEELLDAITAYEQAQAATADEPSSLRGFLENTALIADIDTWDNEHDRVSLMTAHNSKGLEFPVVFVTGLEEGLFPHANSIESTAGIEEERRLFYVALTRAKDRVFLSAADTRMRHGQTNAGQPSRFIDELPEDELDRSSRGGSRTTTKPGLPPMSRSNGDYEPGDRVRHPTFGVGEVLEVTETSCGPLCSVQFGKDDKPRTVAARFARLTRL, from the coding sequence GTGGCATATCCCGATCAGATCAACCCGCAGCAGCGCGAAGCCATTGAACACGGCGACGGCCCCTTGCTCGTCGTTGCCGGCGCCGGCAGCGGCAAGACGCGCGTCATCACCTACCGCATCGCCCACCTCATCTCGCGCGGGACTGACCCACGGTTGATCCTCGGCGTGACGTTCACCAACAAAGCCGCGGGCGAGATGTGCGAGCGCGTCGAGCGCCTTGTCGGCAGCGGACGCGCGCCACTGCTGTGCACGTTTCACTCGTTCTGCGCGCGCCTGCTCCGGCGCGAGGCGCCCCGCCTCGGCTTCCCGAACGACTTCACGATCTACGACGAGACCGACTGTGGGAGCGTGATCCGTCGCCTCCTCAAGGATCTCGGCCTCGATCGCAAGGAGTACCCGCCGTCGGCCATCAAGTCCGAGATCGAGCGCGCCAAGACCGAGATGCTCGATCCCGAGGCGTACGCCGCCTCGCGCCGCTACGGCTTCGGCCGCGCCGTGGCACCGCTGTACGCCGAGTACCAGACGCGCCTTCGCCGCGCGGGCGCGATGGACTTCGACGACCTGCTCATGTATGCCGTCGCCGTGCTGCGCGACCACCCGGACGCCCGCGACCACTACCGCCATCGCTTCCGCCACGTGCTTGTCGACGAGTTTCAGGACACCAACCCGCCGCAGTATCTGCTCGTCAAGCTGCTTGCCGCACCCGGGCCCGACGGCCTCGGCGGCAACGTGTGCGTCGTGGGCGACCCCGACCAGTCGATCTACCAGTGGCGCGGCGCCGACATCCGCCACATCAACGCGTTCGAGACCGACTTCCCCGGCACGCGCGTCGTTCTGCTTGAACAGAACTACCGCTCGACGCCGACAATCCTGCGCGCGGCCAACGCCGTCATCGGCCACAACACGTCGCGCCATCCTAAGGCGCTCTGGTCCAAGCGCGAGGAGGGCGAGCCCGTCGCCTTCCGCGTCCTGCACGATGAGCACGACGAGGCCGCGCTCGTCGCCAAGCACGTCCGCGAGATGACCGTGGCCGGCTACCAGCGGCGCGACCTCGCGGTCCTCTACCGCACCAACGCGCAGTCACGCCTCTTCGAGGAAACGTTCCTCGCCGAGCGGATCCCGTACGTCGTCGTCGGCACTGTGGGCTTCTATGAGCGCCGGGAGGTCAAGGACGTGCTCGCCTACCTGCGGCTCATCGTCAATCCGGCCGACACGGTCTCGCTCGAGCGTATCATCAATGTGCCCGCGCGCGGCATCGGCGCCACCACGCTCGATCGGCTGCGCGCCTACGCCTCGAAGCACCTGCTCATGTCGCACGAGGCGCTTGCCCAGGCCGGGGAGATCGACGGCCTCGGCCCCGCCGCCCGCGCCCGCCTGAGCGGCTTCCACGAGCTGCTCCAGCGCTTCCGCGCCGAGGCTGAGGAGCGAAGCGCGGCCGAGGTCGCCCGTTTCATCGTCGACGAAATCGGCTATCTCACCATGTTGAAAGAAGAGCGCGACGAGCTCGCGCCCGACCGGATCGAGAACGTCGAGGAACTCCTCGACGCCATCACTGCCTACGAGCAAGCTCAGGCTGCAACAGCCGATGAGCCCTCCTCCTTGCGGGGCTTCCTCGAAAACACCGCGCTCATCGCCGACATAGACACGTGGGACAACGAGCACGACCGCGTCAGCCTCATGACGGCGCACAACAGCAAGGGACTCGAGTTCCCCGTCGTCTTCGTTACTGGGCTTGAGGAAGGCCTGTTCCCGCACGCCAACTCGATCGAGAGCACCGCCGGCATCGAGGAGGAGCGTCGCCTCTTCTACGTGGCGCTCACGCGTGCCAAAGACCGCGTCTTCCTCTCGGCGGCCGACACGCGCATGCGCCACGGCCAAACGAACGCCGGGCAACCGTCGCGATTCATCGACGAGTTGCCTGAGGACGAGCTCGACCGGAGCAGCCGCGGCGGGTCGCGCACGACGACCAAGCCGGGCCTGCCGCCAATGAGCCGCAGCAACGGCGACTATGAGCCCGGCGACCGCGTGCGCCACCCCACGTTCGGTGTGGGTGAGGTGCTCGAAGTGACCGAGACTTCGTGTGGTCCGCTGTGCTCGGTTCAGTTTGGGAAGGACGACAAGCCGCGCACCGTCGCCGCTCGGTTCGCACGACTCACGAGGCTGTGA
- a CDS encoding dihydroorotate dehydrogenase electron transfer subunit, translated as MIQKQVPIVFNHHLAGATHVLGFDCAEIARAAAPGQFVMMREVQPRGYLLNRPFSIGNVDGNTIEIYYDAVGKATHAFAELDKGDELDVFGPLGRGFTLETWAKVNVLVAGGIGIAPFPFLAIELAKRRPQTHTVVLAGFRSAPLVVLADLFAEIGVGFKVATDDGSQGYNGFVTGLLEQELDAHGNNKVGVYACGPELMLKRVAEIAVGRDVFCELSLEQRMACGVGACLVCACNTRAADGAADYKMVCKDGPVFNARDVVFE; from the coding sequence ATGATCCAAAAGCAGGTTCCTATCGTTTTCAACCACCACCTGGCTGGGGCGACGCACGTCTTGGGTTTCGACTGTGCCGAGATCGCCCGCGCCGCCGCACCCGGCCAGTTCGTGATGATGCGCGAGGTGCAGCCGCGCGGCTACCTGCTCAACCGGCCGTTCAGCATCGGCAACGTGGACGGCAACACGATAGAGATCTACTACGACGCGGTGGGCAAGGCGACGCATGCCTTCGCCGAGCTCGATAAAGGCGACGAGCTCGACGTGTTCGGCCCCCTCGGCCGCGGCTTCACGCTCGAGACGTGGGCAAAGGTCAACGTCCTCGTTGCCGGCGGCATCGGCATCGCGCCGTTCCCGTTCCTGGCCATCGAGCTGGCCAAGCGCCGGCCACAGACGCACACCGTCGTGCTCGCCGGTTTCCGATCGGCGCCGCTCGTGGTGCTCGCCGACCTCTTTGCCGAGATCGGCGTCGGATTCAAGGTGGCGACCGATGACGGCTCTCAGGGCTACAACGGCTTCGTCACCGGCCTGCTCGAGCAGGAACTTGACGCGCACGGGAACAACAAGGTCGGCGTGTATGCCTGCGGGCCCGAGCTGATGCTCAAGCGCGTGGCCGAGATCGCCGTCGGGCGCGACGTGTTCTGCGAACTCTCACTCGAACAGCGGATGGCGTGCGGCGTCGGCGCGTGCCTCGTCTGCGCCTGCAACACGCGCGCCGCGGACGGCGCGGCGGACTACAAGATGGTGTGCAAGGACGGGCCGGTGTTCAACGCCCGCGACGTGGTGTTCGAATGA